Proteins encoded within one genomic window of Candidatus Cloacimonadota bacterium:
- a CDS encoding T9SS type A sorting domain-containing protein has protein sequence MKKIIIPFLLFCFVFPNLFSDTYVSGNVSGTWNVAGSPYRVTANINVVASTTLTIEDNVQVIFEDDYLFTVNGTLEANNAEFSLLDPPPGGIYSWQGIEFTGSSANCIIDSCEFNNASPGIVFTNTNQSIYPSISNSTFNFLNHASAEADYALILTDDSEPTIDNNFFEGYIRGIYINANLSAAEPDITNNEFNLLGLRLTRQSHSKAGVFEGVSEVNLDNNEFLGFEKGLKVINTTETESSPRIANTRIRSSSRNSRQDETGVKIDGTVAVDIDNCDIEDYAYGIRYSGSGTVTRATPTITNSRVRNSTEPTRPRALIRGAFIDSLISLNIDSCLIVGYSSGIALLNTSSTTSSPRIANTRIRSSSRSRDTAVGLFMFGNMNSTIQENIFADCDSAVVISGEDTWSLLYKNNMFLTTGAIDNVAIHAEDSNNLDIYNNTIYAYDVGLDASLTNTDFQNNIVWHDSPTVEPVSFDAGVSVQYNDIARPGGQLYPGTGNLNADPLFVDPLSENFYLQWGSPCIDAGNPDIVFDDIDGTRGDIGAFFYCQGGPCPIVLSTFTAQFINSTPKLSWMTATETENRGWNIYRGEDETALQNDETLQINNLMIEGAGTTSEPTEYSFFDEFDFILNFTYWYWLESTSSSGETETYGPISLFIPENEDNPEAPDMPEKFGLLRNYPNPFNPITRISFKLPKEKYAELTIYNIKGEKINTLFKGQTSDDSPLNVYWDACDENGREVESGIYLYKLVSGDYVQTRKMIYLK, from the coding sequence ATGAAAAAAATTATTATTCCTTTTTTATTATTTTGTTTTGTTTTCCCAAATCTATTTTCAGACACTTATGTTTCCGGAAATGTTTCGGGAACCTGGAATGTCGCTGGTAGTCCGTACCGGGTTACAGCAAATATCAATGTTGTAGCCAGCACAACTTTAACTATCGAAGATAATGTGCAGGTAATTTTTGAAGATGATTATTTATTCACTGTTAATGGGACATTGGAGGCAAATAATGCTGAATTCTCCTTGCTCGATCCACCACCGGGAGGGATCTATTCCTGGCAGGGAATCGAATTTACTGGCAGCTCTGCAAATTGTATAATCGACAGCTGTGAATTTAATAATGCTTCCCCCGGGATAGTCTTTACGAATACAAATCAATCGATCTATCCCAGCATATCCAACAGTACTTTCAACTTCCTGAATCATGCTTCAGCTGAGGCGGATTATGCTCTGATATTAACAGATGATTCAGAGCCAACTATCGATAATAATTTTTTTGAGGGTTATATTCGCGGTATTTATATCAACGCTAACCTTTCAGCAGCAGAACCGGATATAACTAATAATGAATTCAATCTGCTTGGATTAAGATTAACCAGACAATCACATTCAAAGGCTGGTGTTTTTGAAGGTGTGTCCGAAGTTAATCTTGATAATAATGAATTTCTTGGTTTCGAAAAAGGATTGAAAGTTATAAATACGACCGAAACCGAATCTTCTCCCAGAATTGCTAACACGAGAATTAGAAGCAGTTCAAGAAATTCACGACAGGATGAAACCGGTGTTAAAATTGATGGAACTGTAGCTGTTGACATTGATAATTGTGATATCGAGGATTATGCTTACGGAATCAGGTATTCCGGTTCCGGCACAGTAACCCGGGCTACTCCAACCATAACCAATTCAAGAGTTAGAAACAGCACTGAACCGACCAGACCGCGAGCCTTGATCAGAGGTGCTTTTATCGATAGCCTGATCTCTTTGAATATCGACAGCTGTCTGATAGTTGGATATAGTTCAGGAATTGCTCTTCTAAATACATCATCTACAACTTCGAGTCCAAGAATAGCAAATACAAGGATAAGATCAAGTTCAAGGAGCAGAGATACCGCAGTTGGATTATTCATGTTCGGTAATATGAACAGTACAATTCAGGAAAATATTTTTGCAGATTGCGATTCTGCGGTAGTTATTTCAGGAGAAGACACCTGGTCGCTTCTTTATAAAAATAATATGTTCTTAACAACCGGAGCGATAGACAATGTTGCCATTCATGCCGAGGATTCCAACAACCTGGACATCTATAATAACACTATATATGCTTATGATGTCGGATTAGATGCAAGTTTAACCAATACTGACTTTCAAAACAACATTGTCTGGCACGATTCTCCAACAGTTGAACCTGTTTCTTTTGATGCCGGTGTATCTGTCCAATATAACGATATTGCCAGACCAGGCGGACAGCTCTATCCCGGAACAGGCAATCTCAATGCTGATCCATTGTTCGTTGATCCCTTAAGTGAAAACTTTTATCTCCAATGGGGTTCTCCCTGCATAGATGCCGGAAATCCGGATATCGTTTTTGATGATATTGACGGAACAAGAGGTGACATAGGAGCATTTTTTTATTGCCAGGGAGGACCATGTCCGATCGTGCTTTCTACATTCACAGCTCAATTCATTAACAGTACACCAAAACTTTCCTGGATGACAGCTACTGAAACCGAAAATAGAGGATGGAATATTTATCGGGGAGAAGATGAAACTGCTCTGCAAAATGACGAAACACTACAAATAAACAACCTCATGATCGAAGGAGCAGGAACTACTTCCGAACCGACAGAATATTCCTTCTTTGATGAATTTGATTTTATTTTGAATTTCACTTACTGGTATTGGCTGGAAAGCACCAGCTCTTCCGGAGAAACAGAAACTTACGGTCCTATTTCATTATTTATTCCTGAAAATGAAGATAACCCTGAAGCACCTGACATGCCAGAAAAATTCGGTCTGCTCCGGAATTATCCGAATCCCTTCAATCCCATTACACGGATCAGCTTTAAGCTGCCAAAGGAGAAATATGCCGAACTTACGATCTATAATATAAAAGGTGAAAAGATCAATACTCTATTCAAAGGACAGACAAGCGATGATTCTCCTCTTAATGTTTATTGGGATGCCTGTGATGAAAACGGAAGAGAAGTTGAGAGCGGAATATATCTCTATAAATTAGTTTCAGGAGATTATGTGCAAACCAGGAAGATGATCTATTTGAAATAA